Proteins from a single region of Granulicella tundricola MP5ACTX9:
- the cobG gene encoding precorrin-3B synthase: MRLGENFCPGILHAVPAKDGQLIRIRVPGGLISAAQLAAVASLAASHANGEIELTSRSNLQLRAIQPSSLPYIVTTLTEAGLLPSSAHDRVRNLVTSPFAGIDPAASLDTRPLIRALDQRLIANDLFLQLHPKFTFGIEANPTRFTYEVEDLGLQAFDSTHRLSLSLAGKDTGCSVAPEDAVVCLLTAAEACIDLAKQHNVPVRTKRLTAIPGVLETLLKTLSPLLEPTTNPARGPDVRRDVIGPHPALTPGHLNLVPSIPLGHLTASQATNIATLATQHNADLHLAPWRGIVLGNLTPKAAALIAPQLAALGLPLDATNGFEGIAACAGISRCDASLADVRADAARLATYLATRPHIPGWTIHLSGCEKQCALRHSASAALIATPAGYTLRLPNHPEAHSLPSAAAIASILQSHTEALAS; the protein is encoded by the coding sequence ATGAGACTCGGAGAAAACTTCTGCCCCGGCATCCTCCACGCCGTGCCGGCAAAAGACGGCCAGCTGATCCGCATCCGCGTTCCTGGAGGCCTCATCTCTGCCGCCCAACTCGCCGCCGTGGCTTCTCTCGCGGCCTCCCACGCCAACGGAGAGATTGAGCTCACCTCCCGCTCCAACCTCCAACTCCGCGCCATTCAACCATCCAGCCTCCCGTATATCGTCACTACGCTCACGGAAGCGGGCCTCCTGCCCTCCAGCGCTCACGATCGCGTCCGCAACCTTGTCACCAGCCCCTTCGCCGGCATCGACCCCGCTGCGTCCCTCGACACCCGCCCCCTCATCCGCGCCCTCGACCAGCGCCTCATCGCCAACGATCTTTTCCTGCAGCTTCACCCCAAGTTCACCTTCGGCATCGAAGCCAACCCCACCCGCTTCACCTATGAGGTCGAAGACCTCGGCCTCCAGGCCTTCGATAGCACCCATCGCCTCAGCCTCTCGCTCGCCGGCAAAGACACCGGCTGCTCCGTCGCCCCGGAAGACGCCGTAGTCTGCCTGCTGACCGCCGCTGAAGCCTGCATCGACCTCGCAAAGCAGCACAACGTCCCCGTCCGCACCAAACGCCTCACCGCAATTCCCGGAGTCCTCGAGACCCTCCTCAAAACCTTATCCCCCCTCCTCGAACCCACGACGAACCCGGCTCGCGGTCCCGATGTTCGACGAGACGTCATCGGCCCCCACCCCGCCCTCACCCCCGGCCACCTCAATCTAGTCCCCTCCATCCCCCTCGGCCACCTAACCGCATCTCAAGCCACCAACATCGCAACCCTCGCAACCCAACACAACGCAGACCTACACCTCGCCCCCTGGCGCGGCATCGTCCTCGGTAACCTCACCCCCAAGGCCGCCGCCCTCATCGCTCCCCAACTAGCCGCCCTAGGCCTCCCTCTCGACGCAACCAACGGCTTTGAAGGCATAGCCGCCTGCGCCGGCATCAGTCGCTGCGATGCCTCCCTCGCAGACGTTCGCGCCGACGCCGCCCGACTCGCTACTTACCTTGCTACCCGCCCCCACATCCCCGGCTGGACCATCCACCTCTCCGGCTGCGAGAAGCAATGCGCCCTCCGCCACTCCGCCTCCGCCGCCCTTATCGCCACCCCCGCCGGCTACACTCTCCGCCTCCCCAACCATCCCGAAGCCCACTCCCTGCCCTCCGCCGCAGCCATCGCCTCCATCCTCCAGTCCCACACCGAGGCACTCGCTTCATGA
- a CDS encoding Crp/Fnr family transcriptional regulator, which yields MPGRFVERKGSSDRVVPAFSPAVDPATAELAGISEPRSYPAGSVLVEQGEHPRQVMLVRSGVVRLSFTNPKGDEILLGLRSEGWWAGGVLAVLNLPSLCTMETQTECLLSCFSPVQFCVELNQRPALQQHFMTSQCRELLTMQQHSILNGSSATERLKSLQDERTKSVWQTVDPTLILRQSEAARLLSITPEHLSRLKKRRRSDP from the coding sequence ATGCCAGGCAGATTCGTTGAGCGCAAAGGCTCATCCGACCGTGTGGTCCCGGCCTTCTCCCCTGCCGTCGATCCTGCGACAGCCGAGCTTGCCGGGATATCAGAGCCCCGAAGCTATCCGGCTGGCAGCGTGCTGGTGGAGCAAGGCGAGCACCCCAGGCAAGTGATGCTGGTGCGATCCGGCGTCGTACGGTTGAGCTTCACCAATCCGAAGGGGGATGAAATCCTGCTGGGACTCCGATCAGAGGGCTGGTGGGCCGGCGGAGTTCTGGCAGTGCTGAACCTGCCCAGCCTGTGCACGATGGAGACACAGACAGAGTGCCTCCTCTCCTGCTTTTCGCCGGTTCAATTCTGTGTTGAATTAAATCAACGTCCGGCTCTTCAACAACACTTTATGACGTCGCAATGCCGGGAGCTTCTGACGATGCAACAGCACAGCATCCTGAACGGCAGCAGTGCGACGGAACGGCTGAAATCCCTGCAGGATGAGCGAACGAAGTCTGTGTGGCAGACGGTCGACCCAACTCTCATCCTGAGACAAAGCGAGGCCGCAAGACTGCTCTCGATTACGCCGGAACATCTGAGCCGCCTGAAGAAGAGACGACGATCAGATCCATAA
- a CDS encoding S9 family peptidase gives MRRFRLLSLGVALTLFATPHGGFSQERVALTLQDLLSVDAQVDAAISLDGKTLAFGRAGQIVLMPASGGWPETLTSTQGGKNGLAWSPDGRSIAYASNGNIWLVSVSGGAPKRLTNAPAGGGDPRQSADRAPSWSPDGRWILFESGRRGVNSIMVVSPDGAVTSFLTPPRLEATSAKFSPKGDQIVYTTRARDYFSGRLETLRFDTQSGQPAGKPTILYTAPVDRGGGWSIRGADWSPDGKTLVTVLQNSGWEHIYTLPASGGAPRQITDGQFEDTDPIYSPDGKHIAFISSRGLLEARNVFIMLATGGEPTQLAKFEVPGMVSQVQWSPDSRKLYFNHLSPVETSNLLVQDLGSTSAPSYLTHTTPVNFKAAARVPERVTWKGLDGKEIVGMLYTPVAPKPGIPPKYPALLWIHGGPEAQDGYKFDAWAQYLTQQGYVVLEPNYRGSTGYGEVFRNLNVEDSNGGEIDDVAQGAKYLIDRGLVDPKRIAIGGGSHGGTMTGYAVVRYPQLFAAAMELFGVLDRELFVYRTNPSSSVRWMMKMGGTPEEKPEVYKKANVLLSVDKVQAPILILHGENDPQVPPIESAEFAKALKANHKTHFYFTYPGELHGFSQPAHRLDA, from the coding sequence ATGCGCCGCTTTCGCCTGTTATCGCTTGGAGTCGCACTCACGCTTTTCGCTACTCCACATGGAGGCTTCTCACAGGAGCGAGTCGCACTCACTTTGCAGGATCTCCTCTCGGTGGACGCCCAGGTAGACGCAGCCATCTCACTCGACGGCAAGACCCTCGCCTTCGGCCGCGCTGGCCAGATCGTCCTCATGCCCGCATCTGGCGGTTGGCCGGAGACCTTGACCAGCACCCAGGGCGGCAAGAACGGCCTCGCTTGGTCGCCTGATGGCAGGTCGATCGCCTACGCCAGCAACGGCAACATCTGGCTCGTCAGCGTCTCAGGCGGAGCCCCAAAGCGTCTCACTAACGCGCCCGCAGGCGGAGGAGATCCGAGGCAATCAGCCGACCGCGCCCCCTCCTGGTCCCCCGACGGCAGATGGATCCTCTTTGAAAGCGGCCGGCGCGGCGTCAACAGCATCATGGTCGTTAGTCCAGACGGCGCAGTCACCAGCTTCCTGACCCCCCCGCGCCTGGAAGCGACGAGTGCCAAATTCTCCCCAAAGGGCGATCAGATCGTCTACACCACTCGCGCCAGGGACTACTTCAGCGGCCGACTTGAAACCCTCCGCTTCGACACACAATCCGGCCAGCCAGCAGGCAAGCCCACCATCCTTTACACCGCGCCCGTAGACCGTGGCGGCGGATGGTCCATCCGCGGTGCGGACTGGTCTCCAGACGGCAAGACCCTCGTCACCGTCCTCCAGAACTCAGGCTGGGAGCACATCTACACCTTACCCGCATCCGGCGGAGCGCCCAGGCAGATTACAGACGGCCAGTTTGAAGATACCGACCCCATCTACTCGCCCGACGGCAAACACATCGCTTTCATCTCGAGCAGAGGCTTGCTGGAAGCTCGCAACGTCTTCATCATGCTCGCCACCGGCGGCGAGCCCACACAACTCGCCAAATTCGAAGTTCCCGGCATGGTCTCGCAGGTGCAGTGGTCGCCGGACAGCCGTAAGCTCTACTTCAATCATCTCTCCCCTGTCGAAACCAGCAATCTACTCGTGCAGGACCTCGGTTCAACCTCCGCGCCCTCCTACCTGACGCACACTACACCCGTGAACTTCAAGGCAGCCGCACGCGTACCGGAGCGAGTCACCTGGAAGGGCCTCGACGGCAAGGAGATCGTCGGAATGCTCTACACCCCCGTGGCTCCAAAGCCCGGCATCCCCCCAAAGTATCCCGCCCTCCTCTGGATTCACGGCGGCCCGGAGGCGCAGGACGGTTATAAATTCGATGCGTGGGCCCAATACCTCACACAGCAGGGATACGTCGTCCTGGAACCCAACTACCGTGGCAGCACAGGCTACGGTGAGGTCTTCCGCAACCTGAACGTGGAAGACTCAAATGGCGGTGAGATCGACGACGTCGCACAAGGCGCAAAGTACCTCATCGATCGTGGTCTCGTTGATCCAAAGCGTATCGCCATCGGCGGTGGCAGCCATGGTGGAACCATGACGGGTTACGCCGTCGTCCGCTACCCTCAACTCTTCGCCGCCGCCATGGAACTCTTCGGCGTACTGGACCGTGAACTCTTCGTCTACCGCACCAATCCCAGTTCCTCCGTGCGCTGGATGATGAAGATGGGCGGCACGCCAGAGGAGAAGCCGGAGGTCTACAAGAAAGCGAACGTCCTACTCTCCGTCGATAAGGTTCAGGCCCCCATCCTGATTCTTCACGGCGAAAACGACCCGCAGGTCCCTCCCATTGAATCAGCCGAGTTTGCCAAGGCTCTGAAGGCAAATCATAAGACCCACTTCTACTTCACCTATCCCGGCGAATTACATGGCTTCTCGCAGCCCGCTCACCGGCTCGACGCATAG
- a CDS encoding outer membrane beta-barrel protein — MQRLRTFRNYLASFLFLIALTLGLSTQAWSQAATGGGLRGTVVDPSGAAIPGAKLILKSSGTGAVRDLSSTSTGLFSFRDIDPGKYTMVVTAPGFQETRFAEVTFVLGEIRELNVTLALGGANEVVEVSTDTASVVSQETTVGTLIDGTQIRELPLNGRDFQNLVLLAPGSSRTASGTGQGSGVSAGGSRPTNNNYLLDGGDANDPRVPSGSAGNVGNATSAVPLDAIAEFSVITSNATAEFGRSSGGIINVVTKSGTNQVHVAVWEYLRNSVLNTRNFFNPVGFKSPFKQNQFGLWFGAPIWHDHTFISASYEGFRQRSTTAALVPVPTAQFTAALTNPLAQALFTSSYPSVVGATPFSATDPTTWSTTVNRNLVNNLDQDTGFVRLDQQLTQRNNIFATYSLVAATPLATVGSSNLAGFGYGNVLRPSHLVVQDNHIFSPNLLNTARFSFQRTATLYPLQAPSAALAAAGTFRTAGPNAGQAYSANGGDPNGFPSLAFNSGRFNAIGIASNMPQSRIPVVWTYQDALSYSRGKHEFKGGAQLSRVWDNTTFSNAIRPNIAILDTSFANINSLTLSSQSQSFYIAPSFRQYRIWEQGYFVQDSYRATKRLTVDVGLRYEIFNPFTEKNNLLSNAYVLDSSGKPAACQNLPFNPSESNVADINPSSYGIGNYCSHFGNFSPRVGFAMDVFGTGKTVVRGGYGYFYDRVFGNVYGNARFNPPQTLSTTLSTGNYTGATAASTVNTTQSYTLTNIDPSLRNPVTQHYNIAISQQVDKSTAVTVSYVGALAQHLLTTTRPNFGTSFNDSFRPSNQGTVVRTIADINNSIIRPPFGALTYHQSNGTSNYNALLINVKRQMRAGLSLEASYGLTHSMDVLSDDVAGATDSATPAATLNNLLAPYMVVNAATPAGPCKTAQATTASSAAVLTAAVQCAENNPTLTQAQAQAIFLSKYVTYANLKTNYGDSSFDVRQRFAASLNYHLPFGKNQMFLTDGGAFTDHLISGWGIASIFDTQTGVPFIPTTGADSNRDGDTTDRAVLTGAVPNRKGILTKSFATSSPTVSYFNLSTASGGFVAGDGVVDPTQRIHRGYLRNPGIFNWDFQANKQTKVTERVDLRFTADFFNVLNHTNFSNLTAGITSKQFGQSLSTRALGQTQSRQIQFGLKLLF; from the coding sequence ATGCAGCGACTCAGAACCTTCAGAAACTATCTTGCTTCTTTCCTGTTTCTTATCGCGCTCACGCTTGGCTTGTCGACACAGGCATGGTCCCAGGCCGCCACGGGAGGTGGCCTGCGCGGAACCGTAGTCGATCCATCCGGCGCCGCCATCCCCGGCGCCAAGCTGATCCTGAAGTCCAGCGGCACCGGTGCTGTCCGCGATCTTTCTTCCACCTCCACGGGCCTCTTCAGCTTCCGCGATATCGACCCAGGCAAGTACACCATGGTCGTAACGGCACCGGGCTTTCAGGAGACGCGCTTCGCGGAGGTCACGTTCGTGCTCGGCGAGATTCGTGAGCTAAACGTTACCTTGGCGCTGGGCGGCGCGAACGAGGTCGTCGAAGTCTCGACAGACACGGCCAGTGTCGTCTCACAGGAGACGACCGTGGGCACATTGATCGATGGCACGCAGATTCGCGAGCTTCCTTTGAACGGACGTGACTTCCAGAACCTCGTGCTCCTGGCGCCTGGATCGTCTCGTACGGCTAGCGGCACCGGCCAGGGTTCGGGAGTGTCCGCTGGTGGGTCTCGACCCACAAACAACAACTATCTGCTGGACGGCGGCGATGCGAATGATCCGCGCGTACCTTCGGGATCAGCCGGCAATGTCGGCAATGCGACGAGCGCTGTACCGCTCGACGCCATCGCGGAGTTCAGCGTCATTACGAGCAATGCAACAGCGGAGTTTGGACGGAGTTCCGGCGGCATCATTAATGTTGTAACCAAGTCAGGCACAAATCAAGTTCATGTGGCGGTGTGGGAGTACCTGCGGAACTCGGTGCTGAACACCAGGAACTTCTTCAACCCCGTGGGCTTCAAGTCGCCCTTCAAGCAGAACCAGTTTGGCTTATGGTTTGGCGCGCCCATCTGGCATGACCACACCTTCATCTCGGCCTCGTATGAAGGCTTCCGGCAAAGATCCACCACGGCGGCTCTGGTGCCGGTTCCAACCGCTCAGTTCACCGCAGCTTTGACCAATCCTCTGGCTCAGGCGCTCTTCACCTCGTCCTATCCGTCAGTCGTCGGAGCGACACCATTCTCGGCCACCGACCCCACGACCTGGTCGACAACCGTCAACCGCAACCTGGTGAATAATCTGGATCAGGACACCGGCTTCGTCCGGCTTGACCAGCAGCTGACCCAACGCAACAACATCTTTGCCACATACAGCCTTGTTGCGGCGACCCCGCTGGCTACGGTCGGAAGCAGCAACCTTGCGGGTTTCGGCTATGGCAATGTACTGCGCCCCAGCCACCTGGTGGTGCAGGATAACCACATCTTCTCGCCCAATCTTTTGAATACGGCGCGCTTCAGCTTCCAACGCACGGCAACTCTATATCCGCTTCAGGCGCCGTCCGCAGCGCTGGCGGCGGCCGGCACGTTCCGTACCGCCGGACCGAACGCTGGGCAGGCCTATTCGGCCAACGGCGGCGATCCAAATGGCTTCCCCTCGCTCGCCTTCAACTCGGGCCGCTTCAATGCGATCGGCATTGCAAGTAACATGCCACAAAGCAGAATTCCTGTGGTCTGGACGTATCAGGATGCGCTCTCGTACTCGCGTGGCAAGCATGAGTTCAAGGGCGGTGCACAGCTGAGCCGCGTCTGGGATAACACCACCTTCAGCAATGCCATCCGGCCGAATATCGCGATCCTCGACACTTCCTTTGCCAACATCAACAGTCTGACGTTGAGCTCACAGTCTCAGTCCTTTTACATCGCTCCCTCGTTCCGGCAGTACCGCATTTGGGAGCAGGGCTACTTTGTGCAGGACAGCTATCGTGCGACCAAAAGGCTGACGGTCGACGTCGGCCTGCGCTATGAAATCTTCAACCCATTCACGGAAAAGAATAATCTTCTCTCCAACGCCTACGTTCTCGATAGCAGCGGCAAGCCTGCAGCCTGCCAGAACCTTCCCTTTAACCCGAGTGAGTCTAACGTAGCCGACATCAATCCTTCCTCATACGGCATCGGCAACTACTGCTCGCACTTCGGGAACTTCAGCCCTCGCGTCGGCTTTGCCATGGACGTCTTTGGCACGGGTAAGACGGTCGTGCGCGGCGGTTACGGGTACTTCTACGATCGCGTCTTCGGCAATGTTTACGGCAATGCCCGCTTCAATCCTCCGCAGACCTTGAGCACCACACTCTCAACGGGCAACTACACCGGCGCAACCGCCGCAAGCACCGTCAACACCACTCAGTCCTACACGCTGACGAACATCGATCCGAGCCTTCGGAACCCGGTGACCCAGCACTACAACATCGCCATCTCCCAGCAGGTTGATAAGTCGACTGCGGTCACAGTGTCTTATGTAGGAGCGCTCGCTCAGCATCTGCTCACAACCACCCGGCCCAACTTCGGCACCTCCTTCAATGACAGCTTCCGTCCATCCAATCAGGGAACCGTCGTGCGCACGATTGCGGATATCAACAACAGCATCATTCGTCCTCCATTCGGCGCCCTTACGTATCACCAGTCGAACGGCACCTCAAACTACAACGCGCTCCTAATCAACGTAAAGCGCCAGATGCGTGCCGGCCTTAGCCTGGAGGCCTCGTACGGGCTCACCCACAGCATGGACGTGCTCTCGGACGACGTTGCGGGAGCCACGGACTCTGCGACGCCTGCGGCTACCTTGAACAACCTGCTGGCTCCGTACATGGTCGTGAATGCCGCGACTCCCGCTGGTCCATGCAAAACAGCTCAAGCCACAACCGCTTCCTCCGCAGCCGTACTCACAGCAGCCGTCCAGTGCGCGGAGAACAACCCTACCCTAACTCAAGCGCAGGCTCAGGCCATCTTCCTGAGCAAGTACGTCACCTACGCAAATCTCAAGACCAACTATGGAGACTCGTCATTTGACGTGCGCCAGCGCTTTGCTGCCAGCCTCAACTACCATCTGCCGTTCGGCAAGAACCAGATGTTCCTGACCGATGGCGGCGCATTCACCGATCACCTAATCAGCGGATGGGGCATCGCCTCCATCTTCGACACACAGACCGGCGTACCCTTCATCCCAACGACCGGCGCAGACTCGAACCGCGATGGTGACACGACGGATCGTGCGGTACTTACGGGCGCGGTTCCAAACCGCAAAGGAATTCTGACCAAGTCCTTTGCGACCTCCAGCCCGACCGTTAGCTACTTCAACCTGAGCACAGCCAGCGGAGGGTTCGTCGCCGGAGATGGAGTTGTCGATCCCACGCAGCGTATCCACCGCGGCTACCTCCGCAACCCTGGAATCTTCAACTGGGATTTCCAGGCCAACAAGCAGACGAAGGTAACGGAACGTGTTGATCTTCGCTTCACAGCCGATTTCTTCAACGTCCTCAACCACACGAACTTCAGCAACCTCACCGCAGGCATTACCAGCAAGCAGTTCGGCCAGTCGCTCTCAACCCGCGCTCTGGGCCAGACGCAGTCGCGACAGATCCAGTTCGGCTTGAAGCTGTTGTTCTAG
- a CDS encoding Crp/Fnr family transcriptional regulator: protein MSDRLKTTDAKHKIQQTIFPIAPSPQFRLVAEGPGKVTMLYPKGSRIFSQGDLASHVYFIRDGSVKLSAFTAEGKEATLALLHTNDFLGEECISGENKLRSTSAIAGRNSLLVRIKKSNMVQSLRDHPDFMMEFFLYLLEKTSGMQENLTNLLCHRSEQRLARTLILLAEATDSAASETLLPEISQEDLAAMVGCTRSRANRLLNQFRKKGLIDYGHRITINKKLLQSVLKSVPSRAVNSHALIAGGKLIWE, encoded by the coding sequence ATGAGTGACCGACTGAAAACCACTGATGCGAAACATAAGATCCAACAAACGATCTTCCCCATCGCTCCTAGCCCTCAGTTCCGTTTAGTAGCTGAAGGTCCAGGCAAGGTCACCATGCTTTACCCAAAGGGCAGCCGCATCTTCTCCCAGGGCGATCTTGCAAGTCATGTCTATTTCATTCGAGACGGCAGCGTAAAGCTTTCCGCATTCACTGCTGAAGGGAAGGAAGCCACTCTGGCTCTTCTCCATACCAATGATTTTCTGGGCGAAGAGTGTATCTCCGGCGAGAATAAACTCAGATCGACCAGCGCCATCGCAGGAAGGAATTCTTTACTGGTTCGGATCAAGAAATCTAACATGGTCCAGAGCTTACGCGATCACCCCGATTTCATGATGGAGTTCTTCCTGTACCTTCTCGAAAAGACTAGTGGAATGCAGGAAAACCTTACAAATCTCCTCTGTCATCGCAGCGAGCAGAGACTGGCTCGCACTCTGATCCTGCTCGCTGAAGCGACGGACAGTGCGGCATCTGAAACGCTGCTTCCGGAGATAAGTCAGGAAGATCTTGCCGCCATGGTTGGATGTACCCGATCCCGTGCGAACAGGCTTCTCAATCAATTCAGGAAGAAAGGCTTGATTGACTACGGCCACCGGATCACAATAAATAAAAAGCTGTTGCAATCTGTGCTGAAGTCCGTGCCATCCCGTGCTGTCAATTCGCATGCGCTAATCGCAGGCGGCAAGTTGATCTGGGAATGA
- a CDS encoding precorrin-8X methylmutase has protein sequence MTYIKDGAAIYKESFAIIRREADLSAFPPNLSRVVVRMIHACGQTDLPALVQASPDAARAGIDALAAGAPILCDAHMVANGVTRTRLPAQNEVLCTLRDPRTPDLAAQLQTTCSAAALELWRDHLAGSVVVIGNAPTALFHLLEMLAHGAPHPALIIGIPVGFVGAAESKQALADSTLNIPFLTVHGRRGGSAIAAAAVNALASEQE, from the coding sequence ATGACCTACATCAAAGACGGCGCAGCCATCTACAAAGAATCCTTCGCCATCATCCGCCGCGAAGCCGACCTCTCCGCCTTCCCGCCCAATCTCTCGCGCGTCGTCGTCCGCATGATCCACGCCTGCGGCCAGACCGATCTCCCCGCACTCGTCCAGGCCTCCCCAGACGCCGCGCGCGCAGGCATCGACGCCCTGGCCGCCGGAGCTCCCATCCTCTGCGACGCCCACATGGTCGCCAACGGAGTCACCCGCACCCGCCTCCCCGCCCAAAACGAAGTCCTCTGCACCCTCCGCGACCCCCGCACCCCCGACCTAGCCGCCCAGCTCCAGACCACCTGCAGCGCCGCCGCACTCGAGCTCTGGCGCGACCACCTCGCAGGCTCAGTCGTCGTCATAGGCAACGCCCCCACAGCCCTCTTCCACCTCCTGGAGATGCTTGCCCACGGCGCACCCCACCCCGCCCTCATCATCGGCATCCCCGTAGGCTTCGTAGGCGCGGCAGAATCCAAGCAAGCCCTCGCCGACAGCACCCTCAACATCCCATTCCTCACCGTCCACGGCCGGCGCGGCGGCAGCGCCATCGCCGCCGCAGCCGTCAACGCCCTCGCAAGCGAGCAAGAATGA
- a CDS encoding precorrin-2 C(20)-methyltransferase — protein MTEASQPGKLYGVGLGPGDPELITLKALRVIRSAHVVAYPVARHGRSNARLIVEGELIHNQIELPMTYPLTTEESDHPGGYEAAIAEFYDATATQIATHLEAGRDVAILCEGDPFFYGSYMYLHDRLAPRFSTTVIPGIPSVMGAAAQLGTPLVRRDTELTILPGTLPEDTLAARLAAPGAYAIMKLGRNFAKVKSALHRAGVAHRALFIERATMAAERILPLDEVDPTSVPYFSLILVPDTTQPQRMETATSPGWIAVVGLGPGADHWLTPEARQTLEEATDLVGYHTYLNRVPIRSGQRRFGSDNKVEADRARHALTLAAAGHRVCVVSSGDPGIFAMASAVLEVVDQGPQEWRTLDIRILPGLSAMQAAASRVGAPLGHDFCVISLSDRLKPWEIIIKRLEAAASADFALAFYNPISQDRLWQLAAARDIVAKHRAPETPVVLARAVGRPDERITITDLAHFDPALADMQTIILIGSSTTRTITMSEGRQLIYTSRSYPGAATR, from the coding sequence ATGACCGAAGCATCCCAACCCGGCAAGCTCTACGGCGTAGGCCTCGGCCCCGGCGACCCCGAACTCATCACACTCAAAGCCCTCCGCGTCATCCGCAGCGCCCACGTCGTCGCCTACCCCGTCGCACGCCACGGCCGCAGCAACGCCCGCCTCATCGTCGAAGGCGAGCTCATCCACAACCAGATCGAACTCCCCATGACCTACCCCCTCACCACCGAGGAGTCCGATCACCCCGGCGGCTATGAAGCCGCCATCGCCGAGTTCTACGACGCCACCGCCACCCAGATCGCCACCCACCTTGAAGCCGGCCGCGACGTCGCCATCCTCTGTGAGGGCGACCCCTTCTTCTACGGCTCCTACATGTACCTCCACGATCGCCTAGCCCCCCGCTTCTCCACCACGGTCATCCCCGGCATCCCCTCCGTCATGGGCGCCGCGGCCCAGCTCGGCACCCCCCTCGTCCGTCGCGACACCGAACTCACCATCCTTCCCGGCACCCTCCCCGAAGACACCCTCGCCGCCCGTCTCGCCGCCCCCGGCGCCTACGCCATCATGAAGCTCGGCCGCAACTTCGCCAAGGTGAAATCAGCCCTGCACCGAGCCGGCGTCGCCCACCGAGCCCTCTTCATCGAACGCGCCACCATGGCCGCCGAGCGCATCCTCCCCCTCGACGAAGTCGACCCCACCAGCGTCCCTTACTTCTCCCTCATCCTGGTCCCAGACACCACCCAACCCCAGCGCATGGAGACCGCAACGAGTCCCGGCTGGATCGCCGTAGTAGGCCTGGGCCCCGGAGCCGACCACTGGCTCACACCCGAAGCCCGCCAGACCCTGGAAGAAGCCACCGACCTGGTCGGCTATCACACCTACCTCAACCGCGTCCCCATCCGCTCCGGCCAGCGCCGCTTCGGCTCAGACAACAAGGTCGAGGCCGACCGCGCCCGCCACGCCCTCACCCTCGCCGCCGCCGGCCATCGCGTCTGCGTCGTCTCCTCGGGCGACCCAGGCATCTTCGCCATGGCCTCCGCAGTCCTTGAAGTCGTCGATCAAGGCCCGCAGGAGTGGCGCACTCTAGACATCCGCATCCTCCCCGGCCTCTCCGCCATGCAGGCCGCGGCCTCCCGTGTCGGCGCGCCCCTCGGCCACGACTTCTGCGTCATCTCCTTGTCCGACCGCCTCAAGCCGTGGGAGATCATCATCAAGCGCCTTGAAGCTGCAGCCTCCGCCGACTTTGCCCTCGCCTTCTACAACCCCATCTCGCAGGACCGCCTCTGGCAGCTCGCCGCCGCCCGCGACATCGTCGCAAAACACCGCGCCCCTGAAACCCCCGTCGTCCTCGCCCGAGCCGTAGGCCGCCCGGACGAGCGCATCACCATCACCGATCTAGCCCACTTCGACCCCGCCCTCGCCGACATGCAGACCATCATCCTCATCGGCTCCTCCACCACCCGCACCATCACGATGAGCGAGGGCCGCCAACTCATCTACACCTCCCGCAGCTACCCCGGAGCAGCCACCAGGTGA